The following proteins come from a genomic window of Doryrhamphus excisus isolate RoL2022-K1 chromosome 12, RoL_Dexc_1.0, whole genome shotgun sequence:
- the ss18l2 gene encoding SS18-like protein 2 gives MSIVFVPKKLRGEAKINQETIQRLLDENDQLIRCIADYLKKGRAVECVKYQQFLHRNIVYLATIADASPAGSTSGNTSQPTT, from the exons ATGTCGATTGTTTTTGTGCCTAAAAAGCTTCGCGGCGAGGCTAAAATCAACCAAGAAACCATACAAAGG CTTTTAGACGAAAACGACCAGTTAATAAGATGCATCGCAGACTACTTGAAAAAGGGACGTGCTGTGGAGTGTGTCAA GTACCAACAGTTCCTGCACCGTAATATAGTCTACCTGGCAACCATCGCAGATGCCAGCCCCGCCGGCAGCACATCAGGCAACACGTCACAGCCCACAA CGTGA